One window of Nicotiana tomentosiformis chromosome 11, ASM39032v3, whole genome shotgun sequence genomic DNA carries:
- the LOC138901071 gene encoding uncharacterized protein has translation MNRENKFCVVALMEPFQNKGLIDRYRRRLNMETAYANINGQIWLFFDAVVEWELVEDTEQQVTVIVFHHDLGDFNVVLHEDEKIGGLPVHPPEYEDFAFCVNSCGLFEQGYKGSPFTCWSGRSNAECIFKRLDRSFVNFPFQNMLPTIEVEHLIRTGSDHAPLLMTRGVETFADIFKQLPILEDIVRVKEMLFEEEPATENRIVLQEAQCELKKYLSIEEQYWKQKAGMTWFAEGDRNTSFFHNHVNGKRKKLQLKRIKSGSGVWIEDQEQLATAAVDFCQK, from the exons atgaatAGGGAGAATAAGTTTTGTGTAGTTGCATTGATGGAGCCTTTTCAAAACAAGGGACTCATTGATAGATATAGAAGGAGGTTGAATATGGAGACTGCTTATGCAAATATTAatgggcaaatatggttgttcttcgaTGCAGTGGTGGAATGGGAATTAGTGGAGGATACTGAGCAACAGGTGACTGTGATAGTGTTTCACCATGACCTAGG GGATTTCAATGTGGTATTGCATGAAGATGAAAAAATAGGGGGACTTCCAGTACACCCTCCTGAATATgaggattttgcattttgtgtaaactcttgtggtttgtttgagCAAGGGTACAAAGGAAGTCCATTTACATGTTGGAGTGGGAGATCCAATgctgagtgtatattcaagagattggataGGAGTTTTGTGAATTTTCCATTTCAGAACATGTTGCCAACAATTGAAGTCGAGCATCTAATCagaactggatcagatcatgcaccattgctaATGACACGTGGGGT GGAAACATTTGCtgatatcttcaagcaattgcctattttggaggacattgttagggtgaaggagatgttgtttgaagaagagcctgcaactgagaataggattgtgcttcaaGAGGCTCAATgtgaattgaagaaatacttgagcattgaggagcagtattggaagcaaaaagctgggatgacttggtttgctgaaggagataggaatacaagtttctttcacaatcatgtcaatggaaaaagaaagaaattgcaactAAAGAGGATCAAAAGTGGCAGTGGGGTATGGATTGAAGACCAGGAGCAATTGGCTACAGCTGCAGTGGACTTCTGTCAAAAATAG